One genomic window of Deltaproteobacteria bacterium HGW-Deltaproteobacteria-6 includes the following:
- a CDS encoding cell wall biosynthesis protein, with protein MASRDIKDCTPSLQAKIKAFMIATLSAGIPVMITCTARTVKEQCALYAQGREPIFDVNELRAMSGLPRITVEQNKNKVTWTLQSKHIIDLDDGNADNDKSRAFDIAIAPGGKPVWDVKVDVNQDHISDYEQAGKIGEACGLRWGGRFKNPDMPHFEDV; from the coding sequence ATGGCATCGAGGGACATCAAAGACTGCACACCATCATTGCAGGCAAAAATCAAAGCATTCATGATTGCGACGCTCAGCGCGGGCATACCCGTCATGATCACCTGCACCGCGCGAACGGTTAAAGAACAATGCGCTCTCTACGCCCAGGGACGTGAGCCGATATTTGACGTTAACGAATTGCGCGCAATGTCTGGTCTGCCAAGGATCACCGTCGAACAGAACAAAAACAAAGTCACCTGGACACTTCAATCAAAGCACATCATCGATCTGGACGACGGCAATGCCGACAACGATAAATCACGCGCTTTCGATATTGCGATCGCACCCGGCGGCAAACCCGTATGGGACGTCAAAGTTGATGTCAACCAGGATCACATTTCAGATTACGAACAAGCCGGAAAAATCGGCGAAGCATGCGGGCTGCGCTGGGGCGGAAGATTCAAAAACCCGGACATGCCGCACTTCGAGGACGTATAA
- a CDS encoding DUF935 domain-containing protein encodes MRGTGGDIAMTVLFDQFGREVQVQKQPETREIAVTTIRDRWSNYPSSGLTPQSLATIFKEADAGDVHRQAELFEEMEEKDTHLFSEMQTRKNAVHGLDYDLAPYSESAEDKKICEFVADCLFNLNSFDDALLDLLDAIGKGYSLCEIKWDTTGGKAIIGDLSWIHAKKAVFYERGASSMWAKSLELPRILTEAEPFNGEIMPPFKLVYHRYKARSGYDTRAGVLRVCAWMYLFKNYSIKDWVAFSEVFGMPLRLGKYDSNASKGDKDALVAAIQSLGSDAAGIISKNTEIEFVESIKNSGTNNIYESLANFCDKQMSKAILGQTATTEGTPGKLGNEDAQDKVRHDLIKADTESLAKTVRFQIVRPLVGYNFGWDKPLPWFKMLYEKPEDLANLMTVYKGATEIGQPISAEHVSERFKIPMPKKGETVLQPRQAQAGATKIKATLKKIVAKDIAPTQSDNDAADQITSRLAQDAMPITDTDFIAQIRYLVEDLDVQDLADLRDRLIDLWGTMNPADLGALVARAMAVAEMAGMADVQDEAGTK; translated from the coding sequence ATGCGTGGGACGGGAGGGGATATCGCTATGACGGTCCTGTTTGATCAATTTGGCAGAGAAGTTCAGGTCCAAAAGCAACCCGAAACGCGTGAAATTGCCGTGACGACAATCCGGGATCGGTGGTCCAACTATCCCTCCTCCGGACTCACGCCGCAATCACTGGCCACAATATTCAAAGAAGCCGACGCGGGAGACGTTCATCGGCAGGCAGAGCTGTTTGAAGAGATGGAAGAAAAAGACACCCATCTATTTTCGGAAATGCAGACGCGTAAAAATGCCGTCCACGGTCTGGATTATGATCTGGCTCCCTATTCAGAGAGCGCCGAAGATAAGAAGATTTGCGAATTTGTTGCCGATTGCCTCTTCAATCTGAATAGCTTTGATGACGCTCTTCTGGATCTCCTGGATGCTATCGGTAAGGGATATTCTCTTTGCGAAATCAAATGGGACACAACCGGCGGCAAGGCCATTATCGGCGATCTGTCGTGGATTCACGCGAAAAAGGCAGTCTTTTACGAGCGTGGCGCGTCGAGCATGTGGGCCAAAAGTCTGGAGCTTCCGCGAATACTGACCGAGGCCGAGCCGTTCAACGGTGAAATCATGCCGCCGTTTAAGCTGGTTTACCACCGGTACAAGGCGCGTTCCGGGTACGACACACGCGCCGGTGTGCTGCGGGTATGCGCCTGGATGTATCTCTTCAAAAATTACAGCATCAAAGACTGGGTGGCTTTTTCCGAGGTGTTTGGCATGCCGCTGCGCCTTGGTAAATATGATTCCAATGCCAGTAAGGGCGATAAGGATGCTCTTGTTGCCGCGATTCAGTCCCTGGGTTCCGATGCCGCCGGGATCATCTCCAAGAACACGGAGATCGAGTTTGTGGAGTCCATCAAGAATTCAGGCACGAATAACATTTATGAGTCACTGGCTAATTTCTGCGACAAGCAGATGTCCAAAGCAATTCTGGGGCAGACGGCCACCACGGAAGGTACGCCCGGCAAGCTGGGCAATGAAGACGCCCAGGACAAAGTCCGGCATGACCTGATCAAGGCCGATACGGAATCATTGGCTAAGACCGTCCGCTTTCAGATCGTCCGTCCCCTGGTCGGATATAATTTTGGATGGGACAAGCCGCTGCCGTGGTTCAAGATGCTCTATGAGAAACCGGAAGACCTGGCCAACCTGATGACCGTCTACAAGGGTGCAACGGAAATCGGTCAGCCGATATCCGCCGAGCATGTGTCAGAACGGTTCAAAATTCCCATGCCTAAAAAGGGCGAAACTGTTTTGCAACCCCGACAGGCTCAAGCCGGGGCAACCAAAATCAAAGCCACTTTGAAAAAGATCGTTGCCAAGGACATAGCGCCAACTCAGTCGGATAATGACGCGGCGGATCAGATTACATCCCGCCTGGCGCAAGATGCCATGCCGATAACCGACACGGACTTTATCGCGCAAATTCGCTACCTGGTCGAAGATCTGGATGTGCAGGACCTTGCGGATCTGCGTGATCGGCTCATCGATCTTTGGGGAACAATGAATCCAGCCGACCTGGGCGCACTCGTTGCGCGGGCAATGGCCGTCGCGGAAATGGCCGGAATGGCTGATGTCCAAGACGAAGCGGGGACAAAATGA
- a CDS encoding type II secretory protein ExeA → MINPEAMKHFKIFRNPFIDDIQKDSDIYMSEEHRYIYEAMTDAAKHGGFLAVIGEVGSGKSVMRRKVVEQLKKDGDTIVIFPQMIDKTRVNAASICDAIIMDLSEARPSMKLEAKTRQVHKLLLERAKQGFRSVLIIEEAHDLHTNTLKYLKRFYELEDGFRKLLGIILIGQTELKNLFNEQAHIEMREVIRRIQTAEIKGLNGNTRDYLTMKLKRINVKVDDIFEEGAFKAMSLRLTTKDAHSKSISHAYPLMINNYAARAMNLAYEMGEKKVTEAVVMAL, encoded by the coding sequence ATGATCAATCCCGAAGCAATGAAGCATTTTAAAATTTTCAGGAATCCCTTTATCGATGACATTCAAAAGGACAGCGACATTTACATGAGCGAAGAACACCGCTACATCTACGAGGCAATGACCGACGCGGCAAAGCATGGCGGCTTTCTGGCGGTGATCGGCGAAGTCGGCAGCGGCAAGAGCGTTATGCGCCGGAAGGTCGTTGAACAGTTGAAAAAGGATGGTGACACCATCGTCATTTTTCCACAGATGATCGACAAAACCCGCGTCAACGCGGCCAGCATTTGCGATGCCATCATCATGGACCTTTCCGAGGCCCGGCCCAGCATGAAGCTGGAAGCAAAAACGAGACAGGTGCACAAACTCCTTCTGGAGCGTGCAAAACAGGGCTTCCGCTCCGTCCTGATTATCGAAGAGGCACACGACCTGCACACCAATACATTGAAGTACCTGAAGAGATTCTACGAACTGGAAGACGGTTTCCGCAAACTGCTGGGCATTATCCTGATCGGCCAAACTGAACTGAAAAACCTCTTTAACGAGCAGGCGCACATTGAAATGCGCGAGGTGATCAGGCGCATCCAGACAGCGGAAATAAAGGGGCTGAACGGCAACACAAGAGATTATCTGACCATGAAGCTCAAACGGATCAACGTCAAAGTAGATGACATTTTCGAGGAGGGCGCGTTCAAGGCAATGAGCCTTCGGCTCACCACGAAAGACGCCCATAGCAAAAGCATCAGCCACGCCTATCCATTGATGATCAACAACTACGCCGCGCGGGCCATGAATCTGGCCTATGAGATGGGCGAAAAGAAAGTGACCGAAGCCGTCGTGATGGCGCTATAG